A genomic region of Plasmodium malariae genome assembly, chromosome: 14 contains the following coding sequences:
- the PmUG01_14079000 gene encoding conserved Plasmodium protein, unknown function encodes MGELLSIRNLFICSHEKSVDELKKAMEGLIGKAEKESEKKEKETNALTNEQTNEQTNEQTYEQTYERTNEQTYEAKKYHMIEDYLDANKNNILHFAIYGNNMNNVKFIVENTNLINSINNNKQNGLIISILNKNNDISKYLIEKNIDYNQKDKHDANALLYSLITHNYELFHLLIEKPNIDININSFDKGNLISICIFERNVKILKRLFCKNISPDVQKNVYPHPLVFITYCNDNDLLYLYITYSLYYYTKNEILCRINKINFDENTDKVNIDLENKHIIGSILNDVKYNLASFKNLLNITDENGTSLADLCMHGNNTLGRSILSYYGGLD; translated from the coding sequence ATGGGGGAATTGCTATCCATAaggaatttatttatttgctcACATGAGAAAAGCGTTGATGAATTGAAAAAAGCAATGGAGGGGTTAATCGGTAAGGCGGAAAAGGAAAgtgagaaaaaagaaaaggaaactAATGCGCTAACAAATGAGCAAACAAATGAGCAAACAAATGAGCAAACATATGAGCAAACATATGAGCGAACAAATGAGCAAACATATGAGGCAAAAAAATACCATATGATAGAAGATTACCTGgatgcaaataaaaataacatattacaTTTTGCTATTTATGGAAATAACATGAACaatgtaaaatttattgtCGAAAATACAAACTTAATAAATagtattaacaataataagcAGAATGGTTTAATTATAAGTatactaaataaaaataatgatattagtaagtatttaattgaaaaaaatattgattatAATCAGAAAGATAAACATGATGCGAATGCATTACTATACAGTTTAATCACTCACAACTATGAGCTTTTTCATCTACTTATAGAGAAGccaaatatagatataaacaTTAACAGTTTTGATAAAGGAAATTTAATaagtatttgtatatttgaaaggaatgtaaaaatattaaaaagactcttttgtaaaaatatttcaccCGATGtgcaaaaaaatgtatatccTCATCCCcttgtttttattacatattgcaatgataatgatttattatatctttaCATAACTTATtcgttatattattatacaaaaaatgaaatattatgtcgaataaataaaataaattttgatgAAAATACAGACAAAGTAAATATTGATCTAGagaataaacatattattgGCTCTATTTTAAACgatgtaaaatataacttagcatcatttaaaaatttgctAAATATAACTGATGAAAATGGCACATCCCTTGCAGATTTATGCATGCATGGTAATAACACTTTAGGTAGGAGTATTCTTTCATACTATGGAGGTCTCGACTGA
- the PmUG01_14079100 gene encoding conserved Plasmodium protein, unknown function — MSLFEGYKIIVKGNLTIFPSNELIDGIIIHLSYKFIKYRVHAQGIHLNVDFENTHTVKDLIEKYKNMSNLHCNLSKENEEKDIIEGDILRTNNCVIFINITYKDNLKHIYDFMEYLHLNTSATALIFICDNFLYENEIYNPHEDLNLTIIHPSILTYLIPYDLISHYEKTNYDKYTFELYWGVQKKTDLVHIIYHLDFGKYFNYTFFIYMKHFLLELKNYLTYEIQFSIHKNFTIDPRFCFIRDSSYCISKPDYVNSNVVREVVEQQVRSLCIYELTAVENEIAKQLDQENDILSKAEYYEQVRNFPNTAAGDDYNSEHIIKKNNILLNKKRKNKIQKKTFSEKYIHYINALFDFGFEKKFCSNGSNDLTKKCSDKILSLLHVPVKEVDKCFLKNFHTYMKNMIKSKFYVYSITINDKTYKIKLNKDISIKLICSAFKIMPKRCVDYLMEEPNLPDPAMRKHSHEELLSFYFLLIVILAHITGTFLNYLVPHYIDVYEKKK, encoded by the exons ATGTCCCTTTTTGAGGGCTACAAAATTATCGTAAAAGGAAATTTGACAATATTTCCGTCAAACGAGTTAATAGACGGAATAATTATCCACTTatcttataaatttataaaatacagAGTACATGCACAAGGAATACATTTAAATGTCGACTTTGAAAACACACACACTGTTAAGGACTTAATCGAAAAGTACAAAAATATGAGTAACTTGCACTGTAATTTAAGTAAAGAAAATGAAGAGAAAGATATAATTGAAGGCGACATATTAAGAACAAATAACtgtgttatttttataaatataacatacaaagacaatttaaaacatatttatgattttatggaatatttacatttaaatacAAGCGCAACTGcgttaatatttatttgtgataattttttgtatgaaaatgaaatatataaccCACATGAGGATTTAAATTTAACCATTATTCATCCAagtatattaacatatttaattcCGTATGATTTAATCTCCcattatgaaaaaacaaattatgataaatatacTTTTGAGTTATATTGGGGTGTACAGAAGAAAACTGAccttgttcatattatttatcaCTTAGATtttggaaaatattttaattacactttttttatttacatgaaacattttttactagaactaaaaaattatttaacatatgAAATTCAATTtagtatacataaaaatttcacAATAGACCCTCgcttttgttttattcgAGATTCCTCCTACTGTATTAGCAAACCTGATTATGTGAACTCTAACGTTGTAAGGGAGGTGGTAGAACAACAAGTAAGaagtttatgtatttatgagTTAACTGCAGTTGAAAATGAAATCGCTAAACAACTGGATCAAGAGAATGATATACTTTCTAAAGCAGAATATTATGAACAGGTCAGAAATTTCCCAAATACAGCTGCTGGTGATGATTATAATTCTGAACATatcattaaaaagaataatattttgttaaataaaaaaagaaaaaacaaaatacaaaaaaaaacattcaGTGAAAAATACATccattatataaatgcacTATTCGATTTCggatttgaaaaaaaattttgttctaACGGATCCAACGATTTAACTAAAAAATGTTCAGACAAAATTTTGTCTCTTTTACATGTACCTGTTAAGGAAGTTGATAAAtgctttttgaaaaatttccATACTTACATGAAGAATATGATAAAAAGTAAGTTCTATGTTTATTCAATAACAATTAATGATAAAAcctataaaattaaattgaatAAAGATATCAGCATAAAGTTAATTTGCTCtgcttttaaaattatgccAAAGCGGTGTGTAGATTACCTGATGGAAGAGCCCAATTTGCCTGACCCTGCAATGAG AAAGCATAGTCACGAGGAATTACTTTCCTTTTACTTTCTTCTTATCGTAATTCTGGCCCACATTACGGGAACGTTCCTGAACTATTT aGTACCTCATTACATCGATGTTtacgaaaagaaaaaatag